Proteins from a genomic interval of Phyllopteryx taeniolatus isolate TA_2022b chromosome 3, UOR_Ptae_1.2, whole genome shotgun sequence:
- the mtmr3 gene encoding myotubularin-related protein 3 isoform X7, which produces MQVPFPELHGEFTEYVGRAEDAIIAMSNYRLHIKFKQSVVNVPLQLIESVECRDMFQLHVTCKDCKVVRCQFSTFEQCQEWLKRLNAVVRPPSRLEDLFSFAFHAWCMDVYAGEKEQHGELCRPGEHVTSWFKNEVERMGFDTQNAWRISDINSKFRLCPSYPQQLLVPAWITDKELENVAAFRSWKRFPAVVYRHLSTGAVIARCGQPEVSWWGWRNADDEHLVQSIAKACAVDSSSHKHLSNGTYINGSELPDTDFESSMTNSSEVETLAIQPHKLLILDARSYAAAVANRAKGGGCECPEYYPNCEVVFMGMANIHSIRKSFQSLRFLCTQMPDPANWLSALESTKWLQHLSLLLKAALLVVNAVDRDQRPVLVHCSDGWDRTPQIVALSKLLLDPYYRTIEGFQVLVETDWLDFGHKFADRCGHGENSEDVNERCPVFLQWLDCVHQLQRQFPCSFEFNEAFLVKLVQHAYSCLFGTFLCNSGKEREDRHVQERTCSVWSLLRPANRTLRNMLYSPHSETVLHPVCHVRNLMLWTAVCLPSSSPTTPSDDSCAPYPLPGSNPEEAPLSRCTKTRSFDNLPSACELGSSLAPNRRSSDPSLNEKWQDHRRSLDLNMAVGPDEGGDQDHEVQCNGLVLYPNRGDSELDDSPHPNSHSELAEVASTHFTTTREEAEEAELSVAVGVAEGQMENILQEATKEDMAADAQRVRNAAVSHVINTAAVEEEEVSRTDDDYDDDDQSVNKREIQEMLANGRHSENGYVDAEEHRDVPPMPAQTVEDLEHLRDKEAQTPEHVKKQVLENCSEQVAHAHENFESSSDEPELPAAPRTLTNGFAHRSPEETDADEETCSASDPDRGLSESGEQTEKRVSMMESSTETLTEDVCCRFELPAQHPVCQIHQACNNGEGHPPSLRKDKVLESDEHSFIRTFNGGSKRPSVSAFQYASGDLTRDGLCNGDSSDGEPCGGPHWVKANGERAPLSRQVSLASCNSLILHHRGSCSHQRWCHTQLNRATVSPEQPSRSHLDDDGLMLHTDAIQQRLRQIEAGHQMEVETLKKQVQELWNRLENQQHAGSHRVNGNGGDEVTLMTNSEYNVDPNCLSRCSTELFSETSWEQVDKQDTEVTRWYPDHLAAQCYGCESKFWLATRKHHCSGREPVQEVWGCGLGSKESVRNCGNVFCASCCDQKIPVPSQQLFEPTRVCKSCYGSLRLGPSPLDKPIAASSN; this is translated from the exons GTGCCTCTGCAGCTCATTGAGAGTGTGGAGTGTCGTGATATGTTCCAGCTGCATGTCACTTGTAAGGACTGTAAAGTTGTCAG GTGTCAGTTCTCCACATTTGAGCAATGTCAGGAATGGCTGAAGCGTCTTAACGCAGTAGTGCGGCCCCCCTCTCGCTTGGAGGATCTCTTCTCCTTCGCCTTCCACGCCTGGTGCATGGATGTGTACGCTGGTGAAAAGGAGCAGCATGGAGAGCTTTGCAGACCAG GTGAACATGTGACCTCTTGGTTCAAGAATGAGGTGGAGAGGATGGGCTTTGACACTCAAAATGCTTGGAGGATATCTGACATCAACAGCAAGTTTAG GCTTTGCCCCAGCTATCCCCAGCAGCTTCTCGTACCAGCCTGGATCACTGACAAGGAGCTGGAAAATGTGGCGGCGTTCCGTTCCTGGAAGAGGTTTCCTGCAGTGGTATATAG GCACCTGAGCACAGGGGCTGTGATCGCCCGTTGCGGACAGCCAGAGGTCAGCTGGTGGGGCTGGAGAAATGCTGATGACGAGCACCTGGTTCAGTCCATTGCCAAGGCCTGTGCAGTGGACAGCAGTTCTCACAAACACCTGTCCAATGGAACTTACATTAATGGCTCTGAACTGCCTGATACTGATTTTG AGTCCTCAATGACCAACAGTTCAGAGGTGGAGACATTGGCCATCCAGCCTCACAAGTTACTGATTCTGGATGCGAGGTCCTATGCAGCCGCTGTAGCCAACAGGGCAAAGGGGGGTGGCTGTGAATGTCCTG AGTACTATCCTAACTGTGAGGTGGTGTTCATGGGCATGGCAAACATCCACTCCATACGCAAGAGTTTCCAGTCCCTACGTTTCCTCTGTACCCAGATGCCGGATCCAGCAAA CTGGCTGTCTGCACTGGAAAGCACCAAGTGGTTGCAGCACCTGTCTCTGCTGCTGAAGGCAGCCCTGCTTGTGGTCAATGCAGTGGACAGGGACCAAAGGCCCGTTTTGGTGCATTGCTCTGACGGCTGGGACCGGACACCTCAAATTGTTGCTCTGTCTAAGCTGCTGCTTGACCCGTATTATCGCACCATAGAG GGCTTCCAAGTTTTGGTCGAGACGGACTGGTTGGACTTTGGACACAAGTTTGCTGACCGATGTGGCCATGGAGAAAACTCTGAGGATGTGAATGAGCGCTGTCCCGTCTTCCTGCAATGGCTAGACTGTGTTCACCAGCTGCAGAGGCAGTTTCCTTGCTCTTTTGAGTTTAACGAGGCCTTCCTG GTGAAGCTTGTGCAACATGCATACTCCTGTCTGTTCGGCACCTTCCTGTGTAACAGTGGCAAAGAGAGGGAAGATCGACACGTTCAAGAGAGGACCTGCTCGGTGTGGTCCCTGCTGAGACCCGCCAACCGCACACTGAGGAACATGCTGTACTCCCCACACTCCGAGACT GTTCTCCATCCAGTGTGTCACGTGCGCAATCTGATGCTGTGGACCGCAGTCTGCCTGCCTAGCTCCTCCCCCACAACCCCTTCTGATGATTCCTGTGCTCCATATCCTTTGCCTGGCAGCAACCCCGAGGAGGCGCCTCTGAGCAG atgTACAAAGACTCGCTCATTTGATAATTTGCCCAGTGCTTGTGAGCTGGGAAGCTCACTGGCTCCTAACCGCCGCTCCAGTGACCCAAGCCTCAATGAGAAGTGGCAGGACCACCGGCGTTCTCTGGACCTCAACATGGCAGTCGGGCCAGATGAAGGAGGGGACCAGGATCACGAGGTGCAGTGTAATGGATTGGTCCTTTACCCGAATAGAGGGGACTCTGAGCTGGATGACAGCCCACATCCCAACTCACACTCTGAGTTGGCAGAGGTAGCCTCCACGCACTTTACGACAACTCGAGAGGAAGCCGAGGAGGCGGAACTGTCTGTGGCAGTGGGTGTGGCCGAGGGCCAGATGGAGAACATTCTTCAAGAAGCTACCAAGGAGGACATGGCAGCAGATGCTCAGAGAGTTAGAAATGCTGCGGTCAGCCACGTCATTAACACAGCTGCtgtagaggaggaggaggtctcAAGAactgatgatgattatgatgatgatgatcagtCTGTCAACAAGAGAGAGATACaagaaatgcttgcaaatgGTCGCCATTCGGAAAATGGTTATGTGGATGCTGAAGAGCATCGTGATGTTCCTCCTATGCCTGCACAGACTGTAGAAGACTTAGAACACCTGAGAGATAAGGAAGCCCAAACACCCGAGCATGTGAAGAAGCAGGTTCTAGAGAACTGTTCTGAACAGGTGGCACATGCTCATGAAAACTTTGAGTCAAGTTCAGACGAGCCAGAGCTGCCTGCAGCTCCAAGAACTCTGACAAACGGCTTTGCTCACCGGTCCCCTGAGGAAACTGATGCAGATGAGGAGACCTGCTCTGCATCTGACCCTGACAGAGGTTTGTCAGAGTCAGGGGAACAGACAGAAAAGAGGGTCTCCATGATGGAAAGCTCCACAGAGACTTTGACAGAGGACGTTTGCTGCAGGTTTGAACTCCCCGCACAGCATCCTGTCTGTCAGATCCATCAGGCCTGCAACAATGGCGAGGGCCACCCACCTTCCTTGAGGAAGGACAAAGTGCTGGAGAGTGACGAGCACAGCTTTATTAGAACTTTCAACGGGGGCAGCAAGCGACCCTCTGTCAGTGCCTTTCAGTATGCAAGTGGTGACCTCACTCGCGACGGACTGTGTAACGGTGACAGTTCCGATGGGGAACCCTGCGGAGGACCTCATTGGGTCAAAGCAAATGGCGAGCGGGCCCCGCTGAGCCGTCAGGTTTCCCTAGCAAGCTGCAACTCCTTGATCCTCCACCACCGAGGGAGCTGTTCACATCAACGTTGGTGCCACACCCAACTGAACCGGGCTACTGTCAGCCCAGAGCAGCCGTCGCGCAGCCACCTGGATGACGATGGGTTGATGCTGCACACAGATGCCATCCAGCAAAGGCTGAGGCAAATTGAAGCTGGCCACCAAATGGAGGTGGAGACCCTGAAGAAACAGGTACAGGAACTGTGGAATCGCCTGGAAAATCAGCAGCACGCTGGCTCCCATCGGGTTAATGGAAACGGGGGAGATGAAGTG ACCTTGATGACCAACTCGGAATACAACGTGGACCCCAACTGTCTGTCACGCTGCAGCACAGAGCTGTTCTCCGAAACCAGCTGGGAGCAGGTGGACAAGCAGGACACAGAG GTCACCCGCTGGTACCCAGATCATCTGGCTGCCCAGTGTTACGGCTGTGAGAGCAAGTTCTGGCTCGCCACCAGGAAGCATCACTGCAG TGGCAGGGAGCCTGTCCAGGAGGTCTG GGGGTGTGGCCTAGGGAGCAAGGAGTCAGTCAG GAACTGCGGTAATGTCTTCTGCGCCAGCTGCTGCGACCAGAAGATCCCGGTGCCGAGCCAGCAGCTGTTTGAGCCCACCCGCGTGTGCAAGAGCTGCTACGGCAGCCTCCGGCTCGGCCCGTCTCCCCTGGACAAACCCATCGCGGCCAGCTCCAACTGA